Proteins co-encoded in one Populus trichocarpa isolate Nisqually-1 chromosome 10, P.trichocarpa_v4.1, whole genome shotgun sequence genomic window:
- the LOC7489611 gene encoding ABC transporter G family member 6, with protein sequence MSRVVAENYSPSRDSFTVPFYTMDFTNNHLQPPLSASSASGASPTLGQMLKRVGDVSREATGDGSETPVHQVLELGSTNLEVPRSIPFVLSFNKLTYSVKVRRKFKFPAILPSRNIHRLGPATDTDPVGGESLFTTTKTLLNDISGEARDGEILAVLGASGSGKSTLIDALANRIAKGSLKGTKTLNGEVLESRMLKVISAYVMQDDLLFPMLTVEETLMFAAEFRLPRSLSKSKKRLRVQALIEQLGLKNAAKTVIGDEGHRGVSGGERRRVSIGIDIIHDPIILFLDEPTSGLDSTSAFMVVKVLQRIAQSGSIVIMSVHQPSYRILGLLDRLIFLSRGQTVYSGSPMNLPVYFSDFGHPIPENENRTEFALDLIRELEGSPGGTRSLVEFNKSWQDLKHSRNGGSEPDRGGLSLKEAISASISKGKLVSGATNNDAISPNSMVPTFANSVLIEMAVLSKRSFLNSRRMPELFGIRLGAVMVTGFILATMFWQLDNSPKGVQERLGFFAFAMSTTFYTCADALPVFLQERYIFMRETAYNAYRRSSYVLSHGLVVLPSLIFLSLAFSATTFWAVGLDGGLSGFLFYFLIIFASFWAGSSFVTFLSGVVPHVMLGYTIVVAILAYFLLFSGFFINRDRIPAYWIWFHYLSLVKYPYEAVLLNEFQDPAKCFVRGVQIFDQSPLGEVSTSLKLQLLESMSNTLGTKITSSTCLTTGADILLQQGITDLSKWNCLWVTVAWGFLFRILFYISLLFGSKNKRR encoded by the coding sequence ATGTCCCGGGTTGTAGCAGAAAATTACTCGCCTAGTCGAGATTCCTTTACAGTGCCGTTTTACACAATGGACTTCACTAATAACCACCTCCAGCCACCATTATCCGCCTCATCTGCCTCCGGGGCTTCGCCGACTCTGGGACAGATGCTAAAACGCGTCGGAGATGTCAGCCGTGAAGCCACCGGAGATGGAAGCGAGACCCCGGTGCACCAAGTCCTCGAGCTTGGAAGCACGAATCTTGAGGTTCCGCGATCGATTCCATTCGTTCTCTCCTTCAACAAACTCACTTACAGCGTCAAAGTTCGCCGTAAATTTAAATTTCCGGCTATCCTCCCCAGCAGGAATATCCACCGCCTCGGCCCCGCCACTGATACCGATCCTGTCGGAGGCGAAAGCCTCTTCACCACTACAAAGACTCTCCTGAATGATATCTCCGGCGAGGCACGTGATGGCGAGATTCTGGCTGTACTCGGCGCGAGTGGATCCGGAAAATCAACACTCATTGACGCCCTCGCGAATCGAATCGCGAAAGGAAGCTTGAAAGGCACGAAGACGCTAAACGGCGAGGTTTTGGAGTCTAGAATGTTGAAGGTGATATCAGCTTACGTCATGCAAGACGATTTGCTATTTCCAATGCTAACAGTGGAAGAAACACTAATGTTCGCGGCGGAGTTTCGGTTGCCGAGGAGTTTGTCTAAATCGAAAAAGCGGCTGCGCGTGCAAGCACTAATTGAACAGTTAGGGCTTAAAAACGCGGCAAAAACCGTTATTGGTGATGAAGGCCATCGAGGTGTAAGTGGAGGAGAACGACGTCGTGTCTCAATTGGGATTGATATAATTCACGATCCAATTATCCTTTTTCTTGATGAGCCAACGTCCGGTTTGGATTCAACAAGTGCGTTTATGGTGGTTAAAGTTTTGCAAAGGATAGCACAGAGCGGGAGTATTGTGATTATGTCAGTGCACCAGCCAAGTTATCGAATTCTTGGGTTGTTAGACCGGTTGATATTTTTATCGCGTGGACAAACTGTTTATAGTGGTTCACCGATGAATTTGCCGGTTTACTTCTCGGACTTCGGGCATCCGATACCAGAGAATGAGAACCGGACGGAGTTTGCTTTGGATTTGATTAGAGAGCTTGAAGGGTCACCAGGAGGGACTAGGAGTTTGGTGGAGTTTAATAAATCATGGCAGGATCTGAAGCATTCAAGAAATGGAGGGAGTGAACCGGACCGGGGTGGGTTGTCACTTAAAGAAGCTATTAGTGCTTCCATTTCTAAAGGGAAGTTGGTGTCTGGTGCTACTAATAATGATGCTATAAGTCCAAATTCAATGGTGCCAACTTTTGCAAATTCAGTTTTGATAGAAATGGCAGTGTTGTCGAAAAGGTCGTTCTTAAATTCACGAAGAATGCCGGAATTGTTCGGGATTCGATTGGGTGCTGTCATGGTTACTGGGTTTATTTTAGCTACGATGTTTTGGCAGCTTGACAATTCACCAAAAGGAGTGCAAGAGCGATTAGGGTTTTTCGCTTTTGCCATGTCGACAACTTTCTACACTTGTGCTGATGCTCTTCCAGTTTTTCTTCAAGAAAGGTATATTTTCATGAGAGAAACTGCGTATAATGCTTATAGAAGATCATCTTATGTGTTATCTCATGGGCTTGTTGTTTTACCATCGTTGATTTTCTTGTCGTTGGCATTTTCTGCGACGACGTTTTGGGCTGTTGGGCTAGATGGTGGTCTTTCAGGGTTCTTGTTTTACTTTTTGATAATCTTTGCTTCATTTTGGGCTGGAAGTTCATTCGTGACATTTCTGTCTGGTGTGGTGCCTCATGTCATGCTTGGTTATACCATAGTTGTGGCTATTTTGGCATACTTCCTGCTTTTCAGTGGGTTCTTTATCAATCGTGATCGAATCCCTGCCTACTGGATATGGTTTCACTACTTGTCACTGGTGAAATACCCTTATGAAGCTGTTTTGCTAAATGAATTTCAAGATCCAGCCAAGTGTTTTGTGAGGGGTGTTCAGATTTTCGACCAAAGTCCACTTGGGGAAGTATCCACATCACTGAAACTTCAACTGCTGGAATCAATGAGCAATACACTGGGAACGAAGATCACTAGCTCCACATGCTTGACTACTGGGGCCGACATATTGCTGCAACAAGGGATTACAGATTTGAGCAAGTGGAATTGCCTGTGGGTCACCGTGGCGTGGGGGTTCCTGTTTAGGATTCTCTTTTACATATCTTTGTTGTTTGGAAGCAAGAACAAGAGAAGGTGA
- the LOC7489612 gene encoding uncharacterized protein LOC7489612, with product MATPPSSPSLQLSTTAAATHFPIRSHVPKHSFTTRATTDDNKPGTTQEPDSKPGSASDDQFESRLSQVRLRYRSGTGKKAELRKAKKGKSSSGSGSGMYLPPVPLKESVSGGLKVELGFSPYSERVNGRIAILGLSALLLVELATGKSVINYHTPAIVLIQVYFVTAATALYVKYEKEKVSIWPESAPSKD from the coding sequence ATGGCTACACCACCATCTTCACCCTCTCTGCAACTCTCAACAACGGCAGCAGCAACTCATTTCCCGATCAGATCCCACGTGCCCAAACACTCCTTCACCACCCGTGCGACCACAGATGACAACAAACCAGGCACAACCCAAGAACCCGATTCCAAACCCGGGTCCGCATCTGATGATCAATTTGAGAGCCGCCTGTCCCAGGTTCGACTCCGATACCGAAGCGGGACCGGCAAGAAAGCAGAGCTCCGGAAAGCTAAGAAAGGGAAATCCTCATCCGGGTCTGGGTCAGGAATGTACCTTCCTCCAGTTCCTTTAAAAGAATCGGTTTCTGGTGGATTAAAAGTGGAACTCGGGTTTAGCCCGTATAGTGAACGGGTAAACGGGAGGATCGCAATTCTGGGGTTATCAGCTTTGTTATTAGTAGAGCTTGCAACGGGTAAAAGTGTAATCAACTATCACACACCAGCAATTGTGTTGATTCAGGTTTATTTTGTAACCGCGGCTACTGCTTTGTATGTTAAGTACGAGAAAGAGAAAGTTAGCATCTGGCCTGAATCCGCCCCTAGTAAGGATTGA